A single genomic interval of Fusarium verticillioides 7600 chromosome 8, whole genome shotgun sequence harbors:
- a CDS encoding transcription initiation factor TFIID subunit 5 translates to MSGPAQTPGAPQAPGYQGPAPTPPAPTHATAAAATGQSGSSGGPMSNQNLNQIVTDYLLKRGFNRTEEVFRQESKHLGPDGKPIYQLANLGPKKYQRAFGLLREWVENNLDIYKFELSKLLWPVFVYSFLELVQHAYTEDAKAFLRDIGPNFQPVHADDLKTLGTITLPQHINENPMTKLYRENKYRIPLNQHASGDLFNFLERESDQGGSVIRQVLATYCQIDSTARGPITPFSFEAVYRRSRNMEIESVDTNEGIPGVNIGLSNKDVLDPTAPLKLGPLPMDADLRDDVRAELEEEERRIPPPPGKSSLVDEFDQKIKREESADAPSRAELPLPPSRPRDIMLEMQKLRENRDRFKIDGATGGVGVPISACMFTFHNTLGSVACMDFSNDGQLVAAGTTESYIRVWSLDGKALPTMNAHEKEAKFNSRKLIGHSGPVYDVSFSDAASGPPQKLFGDEGKSNPALDTRPKLLLSASADGQIRLWSLESWSCLCLYKSHDGPAFRTLWGPHGHYFISGGYDKAVRLWMQDHASPQRLLVGHDTSISALAWHPNGLYVFSASDETDKSIRMWSVVTGGCVRVFTGHNEYITALECAPNGKILASADCAGNIFFWDLAKGTRIKRSRGHGKGGIWSLSFSVESNVLASGGQDGTVRLWDVELPSDPQKASQQQTGLDTAATGVDGTSAGGPAGEASRLTAATSGPAGTSGTTGTHKKKNKEVMITPDQISAFPTKKTPVMKVKFTRMNLVIVGGCYDPER, encoded by the exons GCAGCCGCAGCGACGGGCCAGAGTGGCTCATCTGGAGGCCCAATGTCGAATCAGAATCTCAACCAGATT GTTACAGACTACTTGCTCAAGAGGGGTTTCAACCGAACCGAAGAGGTGTTTCGTCAGGAATCGAAACATCTCGGCCCTGACGGCAAGCCTATCTATCAACTGGCCAACCTCGGCCCCAAAAAGTACCAACGAGCCTTTGGACTACTACGCGAATGGGTCGAGAACAACTTGGACATATACAAG TTCGAACTGTCAAAGCTGCTGTGGCCCGTCTTCGTCTATTCTTTCCTAGAACTTGTCCAACATGCCTACACTGAAGATGCGAAGGCTTTCCTTAGAGATATCGGTCCTAACTTCCAGCCAGTACACGCAGAtgatctcaagacccttggtaCCATCACACTACCACAACACATCAACGAGAACCCCATGACAAAGCTGTATCGGGAAAACAAGTACCGAATTCCTCTGAACCAACATGCCAGCGGTGATCTTTTCAACTTTCTGGAGCGCGAGTCGGACCAGGGTGGTTCCGTGATTCGCCAAGTCCTGGCAACCTACTGCCAGATTGATTCTACAGCTCGTGGACCTATAACCCCTTTCAGTTTCGAAGCTGTTTacagaaggtcaagaaacaTGGAGATAGAGAGCGTGGACACCAATGAAGGTATTCCGGGCGTCAATATTGGCTTGTCGAACAAGGACGTTCTCGACCCAACTGCTCCCCTGAAGCTTGGACCACTACCTATGGATGCCGACCTGCGCGACGATGTGcgagctgagcttgaggaagaagagcgacgaATTCCGCCACCTCCCGGGAAATCGTCGCTAGTGGATGAGTTCGACCAAAAAATCAAGCGTGAGGAGAGTGCAGATGCACCAAGCAGAGCAGAGTTACCCTTACCACCCTCGAGGCCAAGGGACATCATGCTGGAAATGCAAAAGCTTCGAGAGAATCGCGACCGATTCAAGATCGATGGTGCGACGGGAGGCGTGGGAGTCCCCATCAGCGCATGCATGTTTACATTCCATAACACGCTTGGAAG TGTTGCCTGTATGGACTTCTCCAACGATGGACAATTAGTGGCAGCTGGTACCACGGAATCTTACATTCGCGTTTGGTCGCTGGATGGTAAAGCCTTACCCACGATGAACGCGCACGAGAAAGAAGCGAAGTTCAACAGCCGCAAATTAATCGGACATTCTGGGCCTGTTTACGATGTGTCCTTCTCCGATGCTGCTTCTGGCCCTCCGCAGAAGCTCTTTGGTGACGAAGGAAAGTCGAATCCTGCCCTGGACACGCGACCGAAGCTGCTACTATCTGCATCTGCAGATGGCCAGATTCGTCTGTGGTCACTAGAGTCTTGGAGTTGCCTATGTCTATACAAGTCCCACGATGGACCTGCTTTCAGGACACTCTGGGGTCCCCACGGACACTATTTCATCAGTGGAGGATACGACAAAGCTGTTCGACTGTGGATGCAAGATCATGCTTCCCCTCAACGATTGTTGGTTGGGCATGACACGTCCATCTCAGCGCTTGCATGGCATCCTAATGGCCTCTATGTCTTCTCCGCCTCTGACGAGACTGATAAGTCGATCCGTATGTGGTCTGTCGTAACTGGCGGTTGTGTCCGCGTGTTCACAGGCCACAACGAATACATCACCGCCTTGGAATGCGCGCCAAATGGCAAGATCCTAGCAAGTGCCGATTGTGCAGGTAACATCTTCTTTTGGGACCTTGCGAAAGGAACACGCATCAAGCGGTCGCGTGGCCATGGTAAGGGCGGAATTTGGTCACTCAGCTTCAGCGTTGAATCCAACGTGCTTGCTTCTGGTGGTCAAGATGGCACAGTCCGACTCTGGGATGTCGAGCTGCCCTCTGATCCCCAAAAGGCGAGTCAGCAACAGACAGGCCTCGATACGGCGGCAACAGGGGTCGATGGCACAAGCGCAGGAGGCCCTGCTGGTGAGGCTTCTCGCCTTACAGCCGCAACATCAGGACCAGCGGGTACCAGCGGCACCACCGGAACTcataagaaaaagaacaaggaggTGATGATCACACCTGATCAGATCAGCGCGTTCccgacgaagaagacaccAGTGATGAAGGTCAAGTTTACACGGATGAACTTGGTAATTGTAGGCGGCTGTTACGACCCCGAACGTTAG